A single genomic interval of Dysidea avara chromosome 6, odDysAvar1.4, whole genome shotgun sequence harbors:
- the LOC136259108 gene encoding parkin coregulated gene protein homolog produces MATVEAPCVTGVSVKTKTATKTKSPESGQPVLGFTTKSRMKNVKVASPEKAGAYKERPSKDTQFKKFYERGDFPIALENDKKGNKIAWKVELDKLDYHFYLPLFFDGLCETEHPHEFFARQGIHDMLEHGGGKVLPVIPQLIIPIKNALNTRNRKVICTTLKVLQHLVVCGDMVGEALVPYYRQILPIFNTFKHFNVNSGDGIDYSQQKRENVGDLIQETLEAFERHGGVDAFINIKYMVPTYESCLLN; encoded by the exons ATGGCAACAGTTGAAGCTCCTTGTGTAACTGGCGTTTCTGTTAAGACGAAAACTGCCACTAAAACGAAGTCGCCAGAAAGCGGCCAGCCTGTGCTGGGATTCACCACCAAGTCGCGTATGAAAAATGTCAAG GTTGCTAGTCCAGAGAAAGCTGGTGCATACAAGGAAAGACCTTCAAAAGATACTCAATTTAAAAAGTTCTATGAGAGAGGCGACTTCCCTATTGCACTAGAAAACGACAAAAAGGGGAATAAGATAGCATGGAAG gttGAATTGGACAAACTAGATTATCACTTTTATCTTCCGCTGTTCTTTGATGGATTGTGTGAAACTGAGCATCCTCATGAGTTCTTCGCCAGGCAGGGTATTCATGACATGTTAGAACATGGCGGTGGAAAAGTTTTACCCGTAATACCACAATTGATTATCCCTATCAAAA ATGCACTTAATACTCGTAACAGGAAGGTGATATGTACAACGTTGAAGGTGTTACAGCACTTGGTTGTGTGTGGTGATATGGTTGGAGAAGCTCTTGTACCTTATTACCGACAAATACTACCCATTTTCAACACCTTCAAACATTTTAACG TGAACTCAGGGGATGGGATTGATTACAGCCAGCAGAAAAGAGAGAATGTTGGAGACCTCATTCAGGAGACCCTAGAAGCCTTTGAGAGACATGGAGGGGTTGATGCATTCATTAACATTAAATACATGGTCCCCACTTATGAATCATGCCTGCTAAATTGA